A region from the Spirochaetae bacterium HGW-Spirochaetae-1 genome encodes:
- a CDS encoding ribosome assembly RNA-binding protein YhbY, protein MSSLSGAQKRELKARAHHLKPVVMVGQKGLTPSLVSAVDKALEDHELIKVKFIDFKDDKRDIAAEIAKATKCELVDIIGNMAIFYREGEDEGDL, encoded by the coding sequence ATGTCATCATTATCGGGAGCGCAGAAAAGAGAACTCAAGGCCAGGGCGCACCATTTGAAGCCCGTAGTCATGGTGGGTCAGAAGGGCCTGACACCGAGCCTTGTCAGCGCCGTTGACAAGGCATTGGAGGATCATGAGCTTATAAAGGTTAAATTCATCGATTTTAAGGATGATAAAAGGGATATTGCAGCAGAAATTGCCAAGGCAACGAAGTGTGAGCTCGTGGATATTATCGGCAATATGGCCATTTTCTATCGTGAAGGGGAGGATGAGGGAGATTTGTAA
- a CDS encoding protein-L-isoaspartate O-methyltransferase, whose translation MSLFAIENNASCAQKGEISMEKLRGKMVTEQIESRGVTDQRVLSAMRKVERHVFVPDQYRSEAYADHPLPIGHGQTISQPYIVALMTELCELQGDEKVLEIGTGSGYQAAVLALTAKEVYSIEIVEFLGKKAREKLSGAGYDNVFVKIGDGYLGWPEKAPFDVIILTASPPQIPQLLIDQLKEGGILIAPEGEYIQQLVRLEKRNGIIHRRNITYVRFVPMIRGR comes from the coding sequence ATGAGCCTGTTTGCGATAGAAAATAACGCCTCGTGCGCTCAAAAAGGAGAAATCTCTATGGAAAAACTGCGGGGAAAAATGGTCACGGAACAGATCGAATCGCGCGGTGTAACCGATCAGAGAGTACTCAGCGCCATGAGAAAAGTTGAGCGCCATGTATTCGTCCCCGACCAGTACCGGTCCGAGGCATATGCCGACCATCCACTGCCCATCGGTCATGGACAGACTATATCACAGCCGTATATTGTTGCGCTCATGACCGAATTATGTGAACTGCAGGGTGACGAAAAGGTACTGGAAATCGGTACAGGCTCAGGCTACCAGGCCGCTGTCCTCGCCCTCACTGCCAAAGAAGTATACAGCATAGAAATAGTTGAATTCCTGGGGAAAAAAGCCCGGGAAAAATTATCGGGAGCGGGATATGATAATGTCTTCGTAAAAATCGGCGACGGCTATCTCGGGTGGCCGGAAAAGGCCCCCTTCGACGTCATCATCCTCACTGCCTCGCCTCCACAGATTCCACAATTACTTATTGATCAGTTGAAAGAGGGGGGCATTCTCATTGCTCCCGAAGGGGAATACATCCAGCAGTTGGTCAGGCTGGAAAAAAGAAACGGTATAATACATCGCCGAAACATAACCTATGTCCGCTTTGTACCCATGATACGCGGCCGATAG
- a CDS encoding response regulator, with protein sequence MKGRILIIEDDDTLRELIKDLFEHNDFQVDTAVNGKDGASHFVHKKYDLIITDIIMPEKEGLETIMEIRSSDPDVKIIAISGGGSMIPKDYLNIARILGAVRTLEKPFLMETLLDTVYELIPVKKAI encoded by the coding sequence ATGAAAGGTCGCATCCTGATCATCGAAGATGATGATACCCTGCGGGAACTGATAAAAGACCTCTTCGAACACAACGATTTTCAGGTAGACACAGCTGTAAACGGTAAGGACGGGGCATCGCACTTTGTCCATAAAAAATATGATCTTATTATAACTGATATTATTATGCCTGAGAAGGAAGGACTGGAAACCATAATGGAAATCCGGTCCAGCGATCCCGATGTTAAAATAATTGCCATATCCGGCGGTGGAAGCATGATACCGAAGGATTATCTCAACATAGCCCGGATACTGGGGGCTGTCAGGACGCTGGAAAAACCCTTTCTCATGGAAACCCTTCTCGATACAGTATATGAGTTAATTCCGGTAAAAAAAGCCATCTGA
- a CDS encoding FmdB family transcriptional regulator yields the protein MPTYEYKCTVCDHTFDVFQSMSDDPIKTCEKCGGEVRKLFGTAGIIFKGPGFYVNDYKKNGSSSASSSKSESAPACSGSCDSCSVSDQ from the coding sequence ATGCCAACTTATGAGTATAAATGTACCGTGTGCGATCACACCTTTGATGTTTTCCAATCCATGAGCGATGATCCCATTAAAACGTGCGAGAAATGCGGCGGTGAGGTGAGGAAACTTTTTGGTACAGCGGGAATTATATTCAAGGGTCCAGGTTTCTATGTCAATGATTACAAAAAAAATGGAAGTTCTTCTGCTTCTTCATCAAAATCTGAAAGCGCTCCTGCATGCAGTGGATCCTGTGATTCCTGCAGCGTATCAGACCAGTAA
- a CDS encoding radical SAM protein, producing the protein MAKKQITIPVFVPHMGCPHRCAFCNQWKTSGAERIPHGRLIQEQVERYASSIKRSVTRIELAFFGGSFTGINEEKQTELLEAVLPFRKSGFVHAIRISTRPDYIDENKLSLLARFGVTTIELGAQSFSDDVLTASFRGHSAEDTVRAARLIREKGFDLVIQLMPGLPLDTRELSVFSALKAVELNPSSVRIYPTVVMAGTELARLFSSGNYSPLSLEEAIGTCKEMYLIFKNSGIPVIRMGLHPLGPEEQTDILAGPYHPAFGFLVKSRVKRDELANLIGEHLRHTTPTGIHLSLPARDSEEYIGHRKSNILYLKEHFGLERLEYRIEKTAAPAIHALEG; encoded by the coding sequence ATGGCGAAAAAGCAGATAACTATACCGGTATTTGTCCCGCACATGGGATGCCCCCACCGCTGCGCTTTCTGCAACCAGTGGAAAACCAGCGGTGCGGAACGGATACCCCATGGCCGGCTAATTCAGGAACAGGTGGAACGATATGCTTCCTCAATAAAAAGAAGTGTCACCAGGATTGAACTGGCTTTCTTCGGTGGAAGCTTCACGGGAATCAATGAAGAAAAACAGACGGAGCTTCTCGAGGCAGTCCTGCCCTTCAGGAAAAGCGGTTTTGTCCATGCGATCCGTATCTCCACGCGACCCGACTACATAGATGAAAATAAACTTTCCCTGCTGGCGCGGTTCGGTGTGACCACTATTGAATTGGGCGCCCAGTCCTTTTCCGACGATGTTCTCACTGCGTCTTTCCGGGGACACAGCGCCGAAGATACGGTCAGGGCAGCCCGTCTCATCAGGGAAAAGGGATTTGACCTGGTAATTCAGCTCATGCCGGGACTGCCCCTGGACACACGGGAACTGTCGGTATTCTCGGCCCTGAAAGCCGTTGAACTCAATCCATCATCAGTGCGGATATATCCCACCGTAGTCATGGCCGGGACCGAACTGGCACGTCTCTTTTCCTCGGGAAATTATTCTCCCCTGTCGCTGGAAGAAGCCATCGGAACCTGTAAAGAGATGTACCTGATTTTTAAAAATAGCGGTATCCCCGTCATACGCATGGGTCTCCATCCCCTTGGTCCCGAGGAACAGACTGACATTCTTGCCGGGCCCTATCATCCTGCCTTCGGCTTCCTTGTAAAATCCAGGGTAAAGCGCGATGAACTTGCCAATCTCATCGGGGAACATTTGCGGCACACAACACCGACGGGAATTCACCTGTCCCTTCCGGCCAGGGACAGCGAAGAATATATCGGCCATCGTAAAAGCAATATCCTGTACCTGAAGGAGCATTTCGGCCTGGAAAGACTGGAGTATCGTATCGAAAAGACAGCTGCCCCTGCTATTCATGCATTGGAAGGTTAG